In Intestinibacillus sp. Marseille-P6563, a single genomic region encodes these proteins:
- the cptIN gene encoding type III toxin-antitoxin system CptIN family toxin — MPRAQLYFLSNEYYQDFPDDKLMQNKDTIDGVPHSRPCFFAFPDARIPEIYWIVPISSKYEKYKRIEQDKIKKHGRCNTIRFGTVLGRNTAFLIQNMCPATEKYLTPYIDKNKQPIQVDGRVAADVEKNARSVLALAKRGAKVIFPDVFAIFQGLEQQLQQAEAERSSLSAELDKPSVLAQLHLLTEKTEYPAKHRTSLDKNMNGR, encoded by the coding sequence ATGCCACGGGCGCAGCTCTATTTTCTATCTAACGAGTATTATCAGGACTTTCCGGATGACAAATTGATGCAAAACAAAGATACTATTGACGGCGTTCCGCACAGCCGCCCTTGCTTCTTTGCGTTTCCTGATGCACGGATACCCGAAATTTACTGGATCGTTCCCATTTCGTCCAAATACGAGAAATATAAGCGCATCGAACAGGATAAAATCAAGAAACATGGTCGATGCAATACCATCCGCTTCGGCACAGTTCTTGGCAGAAACACGGCGTTCCTGATTCAAAATATGTGTCCGGCAACTGAAAAGTATCTCACTCCATACATAGACAAGAACAAGCAGCCCATTCAGGTTGATGGCCGTGTGGCAGCTGATGTAGAGAAAAACGCCCGCAGTGTACTGGCTTTGGCTAAACGTGGGGCAAAAGTGATTTTCCCGGACGTATTTGCGATTTTCCAAGGCTTGGAACAGCAGCTCCAACAGGCAGAGGCAGAACGATCCTCCCTGTCGGCAGAGCTGGACAAGCCGAGTGTTCTGGCTCAGCTCCACCTCCTGACAGAGAAGACAGAATATCCGGCCAAGCATCGTACCAGCCTTGACAAGAATATGAATGGTCGTTAA
- a CDS encoding sigma-70 family RNA polymerase sigma factor produces the protein MAYLSDDELLDTEDGFTGWDAGAEETLEQALAEERLAELESELEQDEHPIDYEAELEDEEEAAPVSDKRLKREMRAEAIRRLEEAARTEKDFRAVVEEWNKLDRNRERRERDHENLRGDVPLEYQAVPEPKLIPRWMNNPTYRQLMAGNFLDILFDCPYEMNNLTADAFISRMVEELSEEHKEVLYFLSLRLYSTTRLAAVRGQSDRNIRKLRKTIHKKLQRQMYDHLCGKPEHSLTLRERQFLEEYSKIARKQGKDAVIRRENKTKRRKKKNRP, from the coding sequence ATGGCGTATCTGTCTGATGACGAGCTTCTGGATACCGAGGATGGCTTCACCGGATGGGACGCTGGGGCGGAAGAAACGCTGGAACAGGCGCTTGCGGAAGAACGTCTGGCCGAGCTGGAAAGTGAGCTGGAGCAGGACGAGCATCCCATCGACTATGAAGCAGAGCTGGAGGACGAGGAAGAAGCTGCCCCGGTCAGTGATAAACGGCTCAAACGGGAGATGCGGGCCGAGGCCATACGGCGGCTGGAGGAAGCAGCACGCACGGAGAAGGATTTCCGGGCCGTGGTGGAGGAATGGAACAAGCTGGACCGGAACCGGGAGCGTCGGGAACGGGACCACGAAAACCTCCGTGGGGATGTGCCGCTGGAATATCAGGCGGTGCCGGAACCGAAGCTCATTCCCCGCTGGATGAACAACCCCACATACCGGCAGCTGATGGCCGGGAACTTTCTGGACATCCTGTTTGACTGCCCCTATGAGATGAACAACCTCACTGCCGACGCCTTTATTTCCCGCATGGTGGAAGAACTGAGCGAGGAACACAAGGAGGTTTTGTATTTCCTCTCTTTGCGGTTGTACAGCACCACCAGGCTTGCCGCTGTGCGTGGGCAGTCTGACCGCAACATCCGCAAGCTGCGAAAGACCATCCACAAGAAATTGCAGCGCCAGATGTATGACCATCTGTGCGGCAAACCGGAACATAGCCTGACCTTGCGGGAACGTCAGTTTTTGGAGGAATACTCGAAAATCGCAAGGAAACAGGGTAAGGACGCCGTGATCCGGCGGGAGAACAAGACCAAGCGCAGAAAAAAGAAAAACCGCCCCTGA
- a CDS encoding transposon-encoded TnpW family protein gives MADKNAVFLTRHIGNTTYKVRIYLSETAEETMEDKILRLIRNDGLANQPECGIMELPQMSRPSERSA, from the coding sequence ATGGCAGATAAAAACGCCGTGTTTCTGACCCGGCACATTGGTAACACCACCTATAAAGTTCGTATCTACCTCAGCGAAACCGCCGAGGAAACGATGGAAGATAAAATTTTGCGGCTGATCCGCAACGACGGGCTGGCAAACCAGCCGGAATGTGGTATAATGGAACTGCCACAAATGAGCCGTCCGTCTGAAAGGAGCGCCTGA
- a CDS encoding recombinase family protein produces the protein MANRQTEEKITALYERLSRDDDLTGDSNSILNQKRYLESYAAQRGYTNIVHYTDDGWSGGNFDRPAWKRLVADIEAGKVAHLLCKDLSQIGRNYLQTSFYTEVMFRQNGVHFVAVANNIDSEEQESGEFAPFLNIMNEWYLRDQSKKVSAAYRVKGKAGKPTTNNAIYGYKKDPEDKDHWLVDEEAAAVVRRIFRLAVEGHGPHEIAKILTQEKVECPAYYLARNGRGSRKNTVDTSRPYDWYGFTVSAMLTKPEYMGHTVNFRSSKKSYRDKRVKNDPSDWLIFENTHEAIVDPETWQLAQQVKRMVRRTDTTGVANPLTGLVFCADCGAKMYNHRGKRKKDGREYGTDFYNCSTYTLTFERETQMCSSHTVSTKALNALILETIRTTASYAIQNKEEFIQKVRSISQVRQQEAAKELKRKVAKERKRSAELDVLIKKLYETYAMGKLEEKRFELLCAEYEKEQAELEQLLASEQAQLDQFHEDTDRASHFLALAQKYTDFTELTAPMIHEFVEKILVHAPDRSTGERVQEIEIYLNFIGKFEVPMPEPTEEELAAEEKRRQKRIRDHEKYLRQKERKQKIAEGLIVPGEPYQLVCQCCGEPFQSVRPNAKFCKPACREKFYRQEKRKAKETETSQTA, from the coding sequence ATGGCAAACAGACAGACGGAAGAAAAAATCACTGCGCTCTATGAGCGCCTGTCCCGTGACGATGACCTCACGGGCGACTCGAACTCCATTCTGAACCAAAAACGGTATCTCGAAAGCTATGCAGCACAGCGGGGCTACACCAATATCGTCCACTACACAGACGATGGGTGGTCCGGCGGCAACTTTGACCGTCCCGCATGGAAGCGCCTTGTAGCGGACATCGAGGCGGGAAAGGTGGCCCATCTGCTGTGTAAGGACCTAAGTCAGATCGGCAGAAATTACCTCCAAACCAGCTTTTACACCGAGGTAATGTTCCGGCAGAATGGGGTTCATTTTGTTGCTGTCGCCAATAACATTGACAGCGAGGAACAAGAGAGCGGCGAGTTTGCGCCCTTTCTCAATATCATGAACGAATGGTATCTGCGTGACCAGTCCAAAAAGGTTTCGGCAGCATACCGTGTCAAGGGCAAGGCAGGCAAGCCCACCACTAACAACGCCATCTATGGCTACAAAAAAGACCCGGAGGACAAGGACCACTGGCTGGTAGACGAGGAAGCCGCCGCCGTGGTGCGGCGGATCTTCCGGCTTGCGGTGGAGGGGCACGGCCCCCATGAGATTGCCAAGATACTCACACAGGAAAAGGTGGAGTGCCCCGCCTATTATCTGGCTCGCAACGGCAGAGGCAGCCGGAAGAACACCGTGGACACCAGCCGCCCCTATGACTGGTACGGCTTCACGGTCAGCGCCATGTTGACCAAGCCGGAGTATATGGGGCACACCGTGAATTTCCGTTCCTCCAAAAAGTCCTACCGGGATAAGCGGGTAAAAAATGACCCGTCCGACTGGCTGATTTTTGAGAACACCCACGAGGCCATCGTTGACCCGGAAACCTGGCAGCTGGCTCAGCAGGTGAAACGGATGGTGCGCCGGACGGATACCACTGGCGTCGCCAATCCCCTGACCGGCCTTGTGTTCTGTGCCGACTGCGGAGCCAAGATGTATAACCACCGGGGCAAGCGCAAAAAGGACGGGCGGGAGTATGGAACTGACTTCTATAACTGCTCCACCTACACCCTGACCTTTGAGAGAGAAACGCAGATGTGTTCTTCTCACACGGTCAGCACTAAGGCTCTGAACGCTCTGATTCTGGAAACCATCCGCACTACCGCCAGCTATGCCATCCAGAACAAGGAGGAATTTATTCAGAAAGTTCGCAGCATTTCACAGGTTCGCCAGCAGGAAGCGGCCAAGGAGCTGAAACGCAAGGTCGCCAAGGAGCGCAAACGCAGCGCCGAGCTGGATGTGCTGATTAAAAAGCTATACGAAACCTATGCAATGGGCAAGTTGGAGGAAAAACGGTTCGAGCTGCTGTGTGCCGAATATGAGAAGGAACAGGCCGAGCTGGAACAGCTGCTTGCCTCCGAGCAGGCACAGTTGGATCAGTTCCATGAGGACACGGACCGTGCCAGTCACTTTCTGGCGCTGGCACAGAAATATACGGATTTCACCGAGCTGACCGCCCCCATGATCCATGAATTTGTGGAGAAAATTCTGGTCCATGCCCCGGACAGAAGCACCGGGGAACGGGTGCAGGAAATTGAGATTTATCTGAATTTCATCGGGAAGTTTGAAGTGCCCATGCCCGAACCCACCGAGGAAGAACTGGCTGCGGAGGAAAAGCGCCGCCAGAAGCGCATCCGTGACCATGAAAAATATCTGCGCCAGAAGGAGCGCAAACAGAAGATTGCCGAGGGACTGATCGTTCCGGGTGAACCGTACCAACTGGTGTGCCAGTGCTGCGGAGAGCCGTTCCAGTCTGTTCGCCCCAACGCTAAATTTTGCAAACCCGCCTGCCGGGAGAAGTTCTACCGGCAGGAAAAGCGGAAAGCCAAAGAAACGGAAACATCACAAACTGCATAA
- a CDS encoding CHC2 zinc finger domain-containing protein: MTLFELVKQNICVPDVAKHYGLQVGRNGMCSCPFHEDQHPSMKLNERYFYCFGCGATGDVIDLVARLFDLSSYEAAQKLAQDFGIDPDKPPAAAALPKLERPLLKAYRQEEVRCLRVLCDYLHLLEGWKQNYAPSHPDETGVPNGTQQSGSVGERTSSGMSELSPQGGSEGYAACEDEDDRFVEACQMLDYVEYLADLLIAAELEQRVKLVEMLNKDGLIAGLEERLDRLKKEDSAHEKQSAA; the protein is encoded by the coding sequence ATGACACTCTTTGAACTGGTAAAACAGAATATTTGTGTGCCGGATGTAGCGAAACACTATGGGCTGCAAGTGGGCCGAAACGGGATGTGCAGTTGTCCGTTCCATGAGGACCAACACCCCAGCATGAAGCTGAACGAACGGTATTTTTACTGCTTCGGCTGCGGAGCCACCGGCGATGTGATCGACCTTGTGGCGAGGTTATTTGACCTGAGCAGTTACGAGGCAGCGCAGAAGCTGGCACAGGATTTCGGGATTGACCCGGACAAGCCCCCTGCGGCAGCTGCCCTGCCCAAACTGGAGCGTCCTCTGCTGAAAGCATACCGGCAGGAGGAAGTGCGCTGTCTGCGGGTATTGTGCGATTATCTGCATCTTCTGGAAGGTTGGAAACAGAACTATGCCCCATCCCATCCAGATGAAACTGGGGTCCCCAACGGAACCCAGCAAAGCGGTTCCGTTGGGGAGAGGACGAGCAGCGGAATGAGCGAGCTCTCGCCGCAAGGCGGGAGCGAGGGATATGCAGCTTGTGAGGACGAGGATGACCGGTTTGTGGAAGCCTGCCAGATGCTGGACTATGTGGAGTATCTGGCGGATTTGCTGATTGCCGCCGAGCTGGAACAGCGGGTGAAACTCGTGGAAATGCTGAACAAGGATGGCCTGATCGCCGGTTTGGAGGAACGGCTGGACAGGCTGAAAAAGGAGGATAGCGCCCATGAAAAGCAAAGCGCAGCTTGA
- a CDS encoding DNA primase family protein, whose protein sequence is MKSKAQLDGMPVWFDGKSINEALFCEEFLQTHKIIFTNGAFFTPAGRVTDELPLRGEIFEELKCCAVSNIPRKISNIVELMKLAALVEEFPSEPDRIHLSNGTLFLDGTFAEGKPKIVRNRFPVDYNPNAPKPVLWLQFLDGLLYPEDIPTLQEYIGYCLIPSNKGQRMMVIKGNGGEGKSQIGAVLGTLFGSNMKDGSIGKISENRFARADLEHILLCVDDDMRMEALRQTNYVKSIVTAQGKMDLERKGKQSYQGWMCARLLAFSNGDLQALFDRSDGFYRRQLVLTTKEKPAGRVDDPDLAEKMKAEVEGILLWAFEGLQRLAANNFKFTESDRTRENREAVKRDNNNVYDFLDSDGYVRLKADLSASSKELYEAYQIYCTENNLPALKPRSFSEALIACQSRYNLEYCNNVTNAAGRRVRGFLGIEVLVRNHISVFSGDSMRTYVPEDVPEEWRR, encoded by the coding sequence ATGAAAAGCAAAGCGCAGCTTGACGGGATGCCCGTCTGGTTCGATGGCAAAAGCATAAACGAAGCCCTGTTTTGTGAGGAGTTCTTGCAGACGCACAAGATCATCTTCACAAACGGGGCTTTTTTCACGCCCGCAGGCCGTGTGACCGATGAACTGCCCCTGCGGGGAGAAATTTTTGAGGAGCTGAAATGCTGTGCGGTCAGCAACATTCCCCGCAAAATCAGCAACATTGTGGAGCTGATGAAGCTGGCGGCGCTGGTGGAGGAATTTCCCTCAGAGCCGGACCGGATTCATCTTTCCAACGGGACACTTTTTCTGGACGGAACCTTTGCAGAGGGAAAGCCGAAAATCGTCCGCAACCGTTTCCCTGTGGACTATAACCCTAACGCTCCGAAGCCTGTCCTTTGGCTGCAATTTCTGGATGGCCTGCTCTATCCGGAGGACATCCCCACCTTGCAGGAATATATAGGCTACTGTCTGATTCCCAGCAACAAGGGACAGCGGATGATGGTGATTAAAGGCAACGGCGGCGAAGGAAAGTCGCAGATCGGCGCTGTGCTGGGAACTTTGTTCGGTTCCAACATGAAGGATGGCAGCATCGGGAAAATATCCGAGAACCGGTTTGCCCGTGCCGATTTGGAACATATCCTCCTGTGCGTGGATGACGATATGCGAATGGAGGCCCTGCGCCAGACCAACTATGTGAAATCCATCGTCACCGCCCAGGGCAAGATGGATTTGGAGCGCAAGGGCAAGCAGAGTTATCAGGGATGGATGTGCGCCCGGCTGCTGGCCTTCTCCAATGGAGATTTGCAGGCCCTGTTTGACCGGAGCGATGGATTTTATCGCCGACAGCTGGTGCTAACCACGAAAGAAAAACCGGCTGGCCGTGTGGATGATCCCGACCTGGCCGAGAAGATGAAAGCCGAGGTGGAGGGCATCCTGTTGTGGGCTTTTGAGGGATTGCAGCGGCTGGCCGCCAACAACTTCAAGTTTACCGAAAGTGACCGCACCAGAGAAAACCGGGAGGCAGTCAAACGGGACAACAACAATGTATATGATTTTCTGGATTCTGACGGGTATGTTCGCCTGAAAGCCGATCTATCTGCCAGCTCCAAAGAGCTGTATGAGGCATACCAGATTTACTGCACCGAAAACAACCTACCCGCCCTGAAACCCCGCAGCTTCAGCGAAGCCCTGATTGCCTGCCAGAGCCGCTACAATCTGGAATACTGCAATAATGTGACCAATGCCGCCGGACGGCGGGTTCGTGGCTTTTTGGGGATTGAGGTACTGGTGAGAAATCATATATCAGTGTTTTCCGGTGATTCGATGCGTACGTACGTACCGGAAGATGTGCCGGAGGAATGGCGGCGTTAA